One stretch of Bremerella cremea DNA includes these proteins:
- a CDS encoding DUF1552 domain-containing protein: protein MNSTAKPWISRRTFLRGTGVAMALPYLEAMMPQSVFAAPVPAAPTRMGMFYFGTGMNMRQFWPERSGVDAASSRILKPLEKHRGSFTAINGTYLNEGGGHDGAYPFSTSIAKGKKQQRSPDQIAAAAIGSETRFASLQLSVDRGTNYGSQALATISWNEQGVPLAAENDPKAIFDKLFRPDTQAEKSQEKNEFRRRRSILDLVRDDAQQLARKLGKTDRDQLDQYYNSVRELEQSLARRVEWADTPKPSIETDSLHGTYDKKMAGPEGNGDYLYDDYAKLMYDLIALAFQTDSTRVVSYVVRKELAGGVYPEFNVSQGYHSLSHHGNDPQSLEELARVDTIYMQHWAYLLDRLKSIREGDSTLLDRTLLGLSSGMGFEHSKNNLPTVLSGGMGLGVKHHGHLQLEQEVPLASLWQTMLDRVGVPVADHFQDSPGTIAALVG from the coding sequence ATGAACAGCACCGCCAAACCTTGGATTTCGCGCCGAACTTTCCTTCGTGGTACCGGCGTGGCCATGGCGTTACCCTACCTGGAGGCGATGATGCCACAAAGCGTCTTCGCCGCGCCGGTCCCGGCAGCGCCAACCCGCATGGGCATGTTTTACTTTGGCACCGGCATGAACATGCGACAGTTCTGGCCGGAACGAAGCGGAGTTGATGCCGCGAGCTCTCGCATTCTTAAACCGCTAGAGAAGCATCGCGGCAGCTTTACGGCCATCAACGGCACCTATCTCAACGAAGGGGGTGGCCACGATGGCGCTTATCCATTTAGTACCTCGATTGCGAAGGGAAAAAAGCAGCAGCGCAGCCCTGATCAAATTGCAGCTGCCGCGATCGGTTCCGAGACACGTTTCGCTTCCTTACAACTCTCGGTCGACCGAGGCACCAACTACGGCAGCCAGGCTTTGGCGACCATTTCGTGGAACGAACAAGGCGTTCCTTTAGCCGCAGAAAACGATCCGAAAGCAATCTTCGACAAACTCTTCCGCCCTGATACCCAAGCCGAGAAGTCGCAAGAGAAGAACGAGTTCCGACGACGGCGTTCCATTTTGGATCTAGTTCGAGACGATGCCCAGCAGTTGGCCCGCAAGCTCGGTAAGACTGACCGAGACCAGTTAGACCAATACTACAACTCCGTTCGCGAGTTAGAACAATCGTTGGCACGCCGCGTCGAATGGGCCGACACGCCTAAGCCATCGATCGAAACCGATAGCCTGCACGGCACGTACGACAAGAAGATGGCAGGTCCGGAAGGCAACGGAGATTATCTGTACGATGACTATGCCAAGCTGATGTACGACTTGATCGCCCTGGCATTTCAAACCGATTCTACCCGGGTAGTGTCGTATGTCGTTCGCAAGGAACTTGCCGGCGGTGTCTATCCAGAATTCAACGTTTCGCAAGGGTATCACTCGCTTTCCCATCACGGCAACGATCCCCAAAGCTTAGAGGAATTGGCCCGCGTCGATACGATTTACATGCAGCATTGGGCCTATTTATTGGATCGTTTGAAGTCGATCCGCGAAGGAGATAGCACCTTGCTCGATCGCACGCTGTTAGGGCTCTCTAGCGGCATGGGCTTCGAGCACAGCAAGAATAATCTCCCTACCGTACTCAGCGGTGGGATGGGGCTAGGTGTCAAACATCATGGCCATTTGCAGCTCGAGCAAGAAGTACCTTTGGCCTCGCTCTGGCAAACAATGCTTGATCGCGTTGGCGTGCCGGTTGCCGATCACTTCCAAGACAGCCCCGGCACGATTGCCGCCCTGGTGGGATAA
- a CDS encoding formylglycine-generating enzyme family protein, translating into MKLVRLPAGEFEMGMLDEHRLKLEHKSSAYQREIHDYVEAPAFPVKLTKPFSLGASEVTVGQFRKFVEATSYQTDADKAGGAFVFTPQAEEPLDRFQRVAGTNWQNPGFEQTENHSVTCVSWNDAQAYCCWLSEQEGATYRLPTEAEWEYACRAGTRSSYWCGEKPDDLYRVANVADSSLSAVFPEDVIRQRTVGTDDKFADGYVYTAPVASFPANAWGLHDMHGNVWEWCSDKYSDRHYQDMLAQARQQGSRTHPKPIVDPTGPEDTPKHRHGDWRTVRGGSWYVAPLQCRSSVRAFAEANDAFSYLGFRVVKEEAQ; encoded by the coding sequence ATGAAGCTGGTCCGCTTGCCAGCCGGCGAGTTCGAGATGGGCATGTTGGACGAACATCGTTTAAAACTGGAGCACAAGTCGAGCGCTTATCAACGCGAGATTCATGATTATGTGGAAGCCCCTGCGTTTCCCGTCAAGCTGACCAAGCCCTTCTCGCTTGGCGCGTCGGAGGTGACCGTCGGGCAATTTCGTAAATTCGTTGAAGCAACCAGCTACCAGACCGACGCGGACAAAGCTGGCGGAGCATTCGTTTTCACACCGCAAGCAGAAGAACCGCTCGATCGTTTTCAAAGAGTCGCTGGCACCAATTGGCAGAACCCTGGTTTCGAACAAACCGAGAACCATTCAGTTACCTGCGTTTCCTGGAACGATGCCCAAGCTTATTGCTGTTGGCTGAGCGAACAAGAAGGAGCGACCTATCGCTTGCCGACCGAAGCCGAGTGGGAATACGCCTGTCGAGCAGGCACACGCAGTTCGTACTGGTGCGGCGAAAAGCCGGACGATCTTTACCGCGTGGCGAACGTGGCAGACTCGAGCTTATCGGCTGTTTTCCCAGAAGATGTCATCCGACAACGAACGGTCGGTACCGATGACAAGTTCGCCGATGGCTATGTCTATACCGCACCGGTTGCCTCTTTTCCTGCCAATGCGTGGGGGCTACACGATATGCACGGCAATGTTTGGGAATGGTGCAGCGATAAGTACTCGGACCGACACTACCAAGACATGCTTGCCCAGGCCCGGCAGCAAGGTTCTCGCACGCACCCGAAACCAATTGTCGATCCCACCGGCCCGGAAGACACTCCCAAGCACCGCCACGGCGACTGGCGGACCGTGCGTGGCGGCTCTTGGTATGTGGCTCCTCTGCAATGCCGGAGTTCCGTTCGCGCGTTCGCGGAAGCCAATGACGCGTTCAGCTACCTAGGCTTCCGTGTCGTCAAAGAAGAAGCCCAGTAA
- a CDS encoding 3-keto-disaccharide hydrolase, with protein sequence MRSLFPRVLMAGVVVALGFPTFLQADQPQPPEGFRALFNGKDLTGWYGWNPHSSVKLAGEKKEENLKKQREEFPQNWTVENGELINDGHGPYATTEEEFGDIEMRIEYKTVPSADSGIYLRGTPQVQIWDSNQKFDPMRPTRRPHLGSGGLFNNAPDAPGRDPAVLADRPFGEWNTLRIRQIGDRTWVWLNDQVTVDNAVMENYWDRSKPLPAKGPIMLQTHGGEIRWRNIFIREISPEEGKKILAEAAAKQ encoded by the coding sequence ATGCGAAGTTTGTTTCCCCGTGTCTTGATGGCGGGCGTTGTTGTTGCACTCGGTTTTCCCACGTTTTTACAGGCCGACCAGCCGCAACCCCCGGAAGGCTTTCGGGCTTTGTTTAATGGCAAAGACTTAACCGGTTGGTATGGCTGGAATCCTCATTCCTCGGTCAAGCTCGCAGGAGAGAAGAAAGAAGAGAACCTGAAGAAGCAGCGTGAAGAGTTTCCGCAGAATTGGACCGTTGAAAATGGCGAGCTGATCAACGACGGGCATGGCCCCTATGCGACGACCGAAGAAGAATTCGGTGACATCGAAATGCGAATCGAATACAAGACGGTCCCCTCCGCCGATAGCGGGATCTATCTGCGAGGTACGCCTCAGGTTCAGATTTGGGATTCTAATCAAAAGTTCGATCCCATGCGTCCCACACGCCGCCCTCATCTGGGCTCTGGTGGGCTGTTCAACAATGCTCCGGACGCCCCTGGTCGCGACCCTGCTGTTTTAGCTGACCGTCCGTTTGGTGAATGGAACACGTTACGTATTCGCCAAATTGGTGATCGAACCTGGGTTTGGTTGAACGATCAAGTGACGGTGGACAATGCGGTGATGGAAAACTACTGGGATCGCAGCAAACCTCTGCCTGCGAAGGGACCGATCATGCTGCAGACGCACGGAGGAGAAATCCGCTGGCGAAATATCTTCATCCGCGAAATCAGCCCTGAAGAAGGAAAGAAGATCTTGGCGGAAGCCGCAGCCAAGCAGTAA
- a CDS encoding calcium/sodium antiporter: protein MIALLLIVVGLIALVIGAEILVQGASKLAASMGISSLIIGLTVVAFGTSAPEMAVSVTSSLTGSSDVAVGNVTGSNIFNVLLILGLSALITPLVVDQKLVRFDVPLILVISIIVWLFAYDLRISQWEGALLFAGLIAYTIRCVLVGRQESIEVKQEYNDAYLATNEDKTPSATRVNVVWQLSLIVGGLVLLVIGANCLVSGATTIARSLGVSELVIGLTIVAAGTSLPELATSVVAALRGHRDIAVGNVVGSNIFNLLGVLGLSAAVLPGGITVAEQAWKFDMPVMIAVAAACLPVFFTGHRIARGEGLLFVGYYVAYLVAIILFTTKSTALPAFEVLMICFAIPITVVTLLISVTRSLDLWRWQKARERFTNSGDKLPHVVVIGGGFGGLATVRNLGRTESRVTLVDRRNFHLFQPLLYQVATGSLSPANIAAPLRNLLRRHWNVSVQLEAVTDIDLTRKMVLLSDGHEVSFDYLVVAAGVRHSYFGNSQWESAAPGLKTIEDATEIRRKILSAFEAAENETDEHRRRQLLTFVIVGGGPTGVELAGSLAEIARHTLEFEFRKINPSSAHIILVEAADRILGMYPPKLSAEAQASLERLGVRVRCQTRVLDVEEGLLTLASSDQQQEHLPATTILWAAGVEASPLAKSLGEQANANIDRAGRVAVKSDLSLEGHPEVFVIGDMAACTGTDGKPLPGIAPVAMQQGKYVAKLIREELALAETNKPRKREPFQYHHQGSLATIGRSAAVAEIGGWKLSGFLAWTLWLVIHIANLSQFESRILVFIQWIWSFITFGRSARLITGVPRETESSQSTNDSPEQANV from the coding sequence ATGATAGCCTTGCTGCTGATCGTAGTGGGTTTAATCGCCCTCGTTATTGGTGCTGAAATACTGGTTCAAGGCGCATCCAAGCTCGCTGCGTCGATGGGGATTTCATCGCTTATAATCGGGCTAACCGTGGTGGCCTTTGGTACCAGTGCGCCGGAAATGGCCGTCTCGGTTACCTCCTCACTTACGGGAAGTTCCGACGTTGCCGTTGGCAATGTTACCGGTAGCAACATTTTTAACGTGTTGCTTATCCTGGGTTTGTCGGCGCTGATTACCCCTTTGGTCGTCGATCAGAAGCTCGTTCGCTTCGACGTTCCGCTGATTCTAGTTATCTCGATCATTGTCTGGCTGTTCGCATACGATCTCAGAATCAGCCAATGGGAAGGGGCTCTCCTGTTTGCAGGGTTGATTGCTTACACAATCCGCTGTGTTCTGGTTGGTCGCCAAGAATCGATCGAGGTGAAACAAGAATACAACGATGCGTATCTTGCCACCAACGAGGACAAAACGCCCTCTGCGACGCGGGTGAATGTCGTTTGGCAATTGTCTCTGATTGTCGGCGGGCTCGTTCTATTGGTAATAGGAGCCAATTGCCTGGTCTCGGGCGCGACAACCATCGCGCGCAGTTTGGGTGTGAGCGAACTGGTGATTGGGCTGACGATCGTCGCTGCGGGGACGTCTTTGCCAGAATTGGCGACATCGGTCGTGGCCGCACTACGTGGACATCGAGACATTGCTGTGGGCAACGTCGTAGGGAGTAATATTTTTAATCTTCTCGGTGTGCTGGGGCTTTCCGCAGCCGTTCTTCCTGGCGGTATTACCGTGGCAGAACAGGCCTGGAAGTTTGACATGCCGGTGATGATTGCCGTGGCGGCAGCCTGCTTACCGGTGTTCTTCACCGGCCACCGTATCGCGCGCGGAGAAGGCTTGCTGTTCGTTGGCTACTATGTCGCGTATCTCGTGGCAATCATCCTTTTCACAACGAAAAGCACGGCGTTACCGGCCTTTGAAGTCTTGATGATCTGCTTCGCGATTCCCATCACCGTAGTCACGCTGCTGATAAGTGTGACGCGTTCGTTGGACCTTTGGCGTTGGCAAAAGGCCAGAGAACGCTTTACCAACAGCGGTGACAAACTGCCCCATGTGGTGGTCATTGGCGGTGGCTTCGGCGGCCTGGCAACCGTGCGGAACTTGGGACGAACCGAATCGCGAGTGACGCTGGTCGACCGTCGCAACTTTCACCTGTTCCAACCGCTGCTCTATCAAGTCGCCACCGGGAGCCTCTCGCCTGCCAATATCGCGGCCCCGCTGCGTAATTTGTTGCGGCGACACTGGAATGTTTCGGTCCAACTAGAAGCAGTAACGGATATCGATCTCACGCGCAAGATGGTCTTGCTAAGCGATGGTCACGAGGTGTCGTTCGACTACCTGGTCGTCGCGGCAGGGGTTCGGCACAGTTATTTCGGCAATAGCCAATGGGAATCGGCCGCTCCTGGCTTGAAGACCATCGAAGACGCTACCGAGATTCGCCGCAAGATATTGTCCGCCTTTGAAGCGGCAGAAAACGAAACCGATGAGCATCGACGGCGTCAGTTGCTTACTTTCGTGATCGTCGGCGGGGGGCCAACCGGTGTGGAACTGGCTGGCTCTTTGGCCGAAATCGCTCGGCATACGCTGGAATTTGAGTTCCGCAAAATCAATCCTTCGTCGGCTCACATCATTTTGGTAGAAGCCGCCGATCGCATTCTTGGCATGTACCCACCCAAGTTATCGGCTGAGGCCCAAGCTTCGCTCGAGCGACTCGGCGTGCGAGTTCGTTGCCAAACGCGTGTCTTAGACGTCGAAGAAGGTCTGCTTACGCTGGCCTCATCCGATCAGCAGCAAGAACATCTGCCAGCAACCACCATTTTATGGGCTGCCGGCGTCGAGGCATCTCCTCTGGCCAAAAGTCTGGGTGAGCAAGCCAATGCCAATATCGATCGCGCCGGCAGAGTTGCCGTAAAATCGGACTTGAGCCTAGAAGGGCATCCGGAAGTTTTCGTTATCGGCGACATGGCCGCTTGCACCGGAACTGATGGTAAACCACTGCCTGGCATTGCTCCGGTAGCAATGCAGCAAGGAAAATACGTGGCGAAGTTGATTCGCGAGGAACTTGCCTTGGCAGAAACCAACAAGCCCCGAAAACGCGAACCGTTTCAATATCACCACCAAGGCAGCTTGGCCACAATTGGCCGATCAGCCGCTGTCGCAGAGATTGGCGGTTGGAAGCTAAGCGGGTTCCTGGCGTGGACGCTGTGGCTGGTGATTCATATCGCCAACCTGAGTCAATTCGAGAGCCGGATTCTCGTCTTCATTCAGTGGATCTGGAGCTTTATCACGTTCGGCCGCTCGGCGCGTTTGATTACAGGCGTGCCTCGTGAGACCGAATCGTCTCAATCCACCAACGACTCGCCAGAACAAGCCAACGTATAG
- a CDS encoding metallophosphoesterase family protein, with protein MPTDSSPAYHSSSNRRNFLTAVSSLAIGTSLLPETVQAEDKRPMPGKPGLPVLQTPTADSIAVAWSAPQLATGWVEYGTTPQLGKRTSVSSNGLNQLNRHFLSARLQDLPAGQKIYYRTVTTPIDFRTAYQIKPGDPEVSETFTFQLPDAAAPTASFAMINDTHEKPEVLQAIMKQLAAEPADFTIWNGDVFNDIRTDDQIVAQVLEPAGGGYAVERPVLFTSGNHDVRGVNARSLSQAILDWPSSAELGRSFAVRQGPLAIIGLDTGEDKPDAHPVFAGLANFEPYRQAQGEWLAETLKREDIASAPYIVVFCHIPLWGLPGDNPGDTLEGYASYSRQSQQAWHPHLAEAGVQLVASGHTHQFRFDKPTEDHSYAQIVGGGPSLSRGTILRGFADSKQFKLTATSIDGQALGNWSFSPRTV; from the coding sequence ATGCCCACCGATTCTTCCCCTGCTTACCACTCTTCCTCCAATCGCCGCAACTTTTTAACGGCCGTCTCTTCTTTGGCGATAGGGACCAGCCTGCTTCCGGAAACGGTTCAGGCCGAAGATAAACGGCCTATGCCTGGCAAGCCGGGTTTGCCGGTACTGCAAACCCCGACCGCTGACAGCATTGCGGTTGCCTGGTCGGCTCCCCAGTTAGCGACGGGGTGGGTGGAATATGGAACGACGCCTCAACTCGGCAAACGAACGTCTGTTTCTTCGAATGGGCTCAATCAACTTAACCGTCACTTTCTCTCGGCCCGTTTGCAAGACCTGCCTGCGGGGCAAAAGATTTATTATCGCACGGTAACCACACCAATTGACTTCCGAACCGCCTATCAAATCAAGCCGGGTGATCCGGAGGTTAGCGAAACGTTTACATTTCAGCTCCCAGACGCGGCGGCACCAACCGCTTCGTTTGCGATGATCAACGATACGCACGAAAAGCCAGAAGTCCTCCAAGCGATCATGAAACAACTTGCGGCCGAGCCAGCGGACTTTACCATTTGGAACGGCGACGTCTTCAACGATATCCGCACGGACGATCAAATTGTCGCTCAGGTCTTGGAACCAGCTGGCGGTGGCTATGCGGTCGAACGTCCGGTTTTGTTCACCAGCGGTAATCACGATGTCCGAGGCGTGAATGCACGTTCGCTCTCGCAGGCCATCCTTGATTGGCCCAGTTCGGCAGAGCTCGGGCGTTCGTTCGCCGTGCGTCAGGGGCCCTTGGCAATCATTGGTTTAGATACCGGCGAAGATAAACCAGATGCCCACCCGGTCTTCGCTGGTCTTGCCAATTTCGAGCCGTATCGCCAAGCCCAAGGAGAATGGCTGGCCGAAACCCTCAAGCGAGAAGACATCGCTTCGGCGCCCTACATTGTTGTCTTTTGCCATATTCCCTTGTGGGGCCTACCTGGCGATAACCCCGGGGACACGCTCGAAGGATATGCGAGCTACTCTCGGCAGTCGCAACAAGCCTGGCACCCACACCTGGCTGAAGCCGGAGTACAACTGGTGGCCAGTGGACATACCCACCAGTTTCGTTTTGATAAGCCGACCGAGGATCACTCCTATGCCCAAATCGTCGGAGGTGGTCCCAGCCTATCACGCGGCACCATTTTGCGCGGCTTCGCCGATTCCAAGCAGTTCAAGCTAACGGCGACCAGCATCGACGGCCAAGCTCTGGGCAATTGGTCATTCTCTCCCCGAACGGTATAG
- a CDS encoding protein kinase domain-containing protein encodes MIRIEVKKGPMQGKVFTFEDHDIFLFGRDEQHCHASIQEDPFVSRHHFLLEVNPPLSRLRDLGSRNGTFVNGTKHGGRATFAAAEENAKVAGPTVDLTNGDVITAGKTVFQVFVENQKNITAPHDIGRAPYQEDEPAAPSPDIRRTICEMPSPNAASHVGRQTIHELPPSLGRQTIVEMPSPSGPSIGRQTINEPADRRDEIALIAGRATMVEGASSTAGALGSHVGHHETAASPFPQRQLGEFPILQGFEFNQSLGTGSLGEVFLAKRTLDNSPVAVKFLASRINIAKEAQDEFLQGMETSARLRHRNIVQLYGAGKLGNEFYFVTEYCDGGSLARLFRAKKNSLQAKHIAVSLYLLLDGLSYAHDKGLVHRDIKPSNLLATRKKKRWIPKISDFGLNKAFEKAGFSGTPLTETTASSLPYMPRELLTDYKYVNPASDVFSLAASFYRIITGRFPRGDDKGSDSLSLVLQGEVPLLRKRYPGMHAGLAEVLDTALRTECCERYPNAREMQNALRAMMKKEGWV; translated from the coding sequence TTGATTCGTATCGAAGTTAAAAAAGGCCCCATGCAAGGAAAGGTCTTTACATTTGAAGACCACGACATCTTCCTGTTCGGACGGGACGAGCAACATTGCCATGCTTCCATTCAAGAAGATCCATTCGTTTCGCGGCATCACTTTCTACTAGAAGTCAATCCGCCTCTTTCCCGCCTCAGAGATTTAGGGAGCCGTAACGGCACATTCGTCAACGGCACCAAGCATGGCGGCCGTGCCACCTTTGCGGCAGCCGAAGAGAACGCCAAAGTGGCCGGGCCCACGGTCGACCTAACCAATGGAGATGTAATCACCGCTGGCAAAACTGTTTTTCAGGTTTTTGTCGAAAACCAGAAGAACATCACAGCACCCCACGATATCGGGCGTGCTCCTTATCAGGAAGATGAACCGGCTGCTCCTTCGCCCGATATTCGCCGTACGATTTGCGAGATGCCAAGCCCGAACGCAGCATCCCATGTGGGCCGCCAAACAATCCATGAGTTGCCCCCCAGCCTGGGACGACAAACGATTGTCGAAATGCCTTCGCCATCGGGCCCCAGCATCGGGCGTCAGACCATCAACGAACCGGCAGACAGGCGGGACGAAATTGCTTTGATTGCTGGACGAGCCACGATGGTCGAAGGAGCATCTTCAACAGCTGGTGCCTTAGGTAGCCATGTCGGACATCACGAAACGGCTGCCTCCCCATTTCCCCAACGTCAACTTGGTGAATTCCCGATTCTTCAAGGATTCGAGTTTAACCAATCGCTTGGCACCGGCAGTTTGGGCGAAGTTTTTCTCGCTAAGCGAACGCTTGACAATAGTCCGGTCGCGGTGAAATTTCTCGCTTCGCGAATCAACATTGCAAAAGAAGCTCAAGACGAATTTCTTCAAGGGATGGAAACGAGCGCGCGGCTGAGACATCGCAACATCGTTCAGCTCTACGGCGCTGGCAAACTTGGCAATGAATTCTACTTCGTTACCGAATATTGCGATGGTGGCTCTCTCGCCCGCCTATTTCGGGCCAAAAAGAATTCGCTGCAGGCCAAGCATATCGCCGTTTCGCTTTATCTGCTGTTAGATGGTTTGTCGTATGCCCACGACAAAGGCTTGGTTCATCGAGATATCAAGCCATCGAATTTGCTGGCGACCAGAAAAAAGAAACGCTGGATTCCCAAGATATCTGATTTTGGCTTGAACAAGGCATTCGAAAAAGCAGGCTTCTCAGGGACGCCCCTCACAGAAACCACTGCGAGTAGCCTCCCCTACATGCCGCGAGAGCTTCTGACCGATTATAAATATGTCAATCCAGCAAGCGACGTGTTTAGCCTGGCGGCGAGTTTTTATCGAATCATCACAGGACGCTTTCCGCGCGGAGACGATAAGGGAAGTGACTCGTTATCGTTGGTTTTGCAGGGAGAAGTACCACTGCTGCGGAAGCGGTATCCAGGGATGCATGCGGGGCTGGCCGAAGTGTTAGA